The Blastococcus sp. HT6-4 genome window below encodes:
- a CDS encoding branched-chain amino acid ABC transporter permease: MQQLLNGIFIGSIYALFAIGFTLVFGILDRLNLAHPAVFAASAFVGIELVERVGLSLWAALPIVFVVGALLGLVIERVAFRPLKGRADAHFAGLISSIALAGMLIAVLQWRYGPDTRRFPPGSFPDTRYEVAGAQVTLVQLVILAISLALMVGLTYMVTRTRLGRGMRAVAENPTAARVLGVNVDRITAVTFAISSALGAVAGVLFAINVNTAQLGMGSAIELKGLAVIIVGGMGSLPGALIGGLVLGLAEVFAVQYIGSSWRDVIAFGLLFIILLLRPQGLLGARKVREV; this comes from the coding sequence GTGCAGCAGCTCCTCAACGGCATCTTCATCGGCTCGATCTACGCGTTGTTCGCCATCGGCTTCACGCTGGTCTTCGGCATCCTGGACCGGCTCAACCTGGCCCACCCGGCGGTCTTCGCCGCCTCGGCCTTCGTCGGGATCGAGCTGGTCGAGCGGGTCGGGCTCTCCCTCTGGGCGGCGCTGCCGATCGTCTTCGTCGTCGGTGCGCTGCTCGGGCTGGTCATCGAGCGGGTCGCGTTCCGGCCGCTGAAGGGCCGGGCCGACGCGCACTTCGCGGGGCTGATCTCCTCGATCGCCCTGGCCGGGATGCTCATCGCCGTCCTGCAGTGGCGGTACGGCCCCGACACCCGCCGCTTCCCGCCCGGCTCGTTCCCCGACACGCGCTACGAGGTCGCCGGCGCCCAGGTGACACTGGTGCAGCTGGTGATCCTCGCGATCTCCCTCGCCCTCATGGTGGGCCTGACCTACATGGTCACCAGGACCCGGCTGGGCCGCGGCATGCGGGCCGTGGCCGAGAACCCCACGGCGGCCCGCGTGCTCGGGGTGAACGTCGACCGCATCACCGCCGTCACCTTCGCGATCTCCTCGGCGCTGGGCGCCGTCGCCGGCGTCCTGTTCGCCATCAACGTGAACACCGCCCAGCTCGGCATGGGCTCGGCGATCGAGCTCAAGGGCCTGGCCGTGATCATCGTCGGCGGCATGGGCTCGCTGCCCGGCGCGCTCATCGGCGGCCTGGTGCTCGGCCTGGCCGAGGTGTTCGCCGTCCAGTACATCGGCTCGTCGTGGCGGGACGTCATCGCCTTCGGCCTGCTGTTCATCATCCTCCTGCTGCGCCCGCAGGGCCTGCTCGGCGCCCGGAAGGTCAGGGAGGTCTGA
- a CDS encoding ABC transporter substrate-binding protein, translated as MRTKLHTVAAASAAVVVLASCSSGDGGSGGTAASGELTGEGTGESCTIEAEVPIGAVLSLTGAAASYGESQQRGLELAAEELAETDGVTYDLTIEDDQTDPRQAITLFDQFVQEDVSLIIGPTLSNAAVQADPIAQDAGVPVLGISNTAAGVTDIGDYIFRNSLTEQAVIPQTVAAATEEFGLENVVVMYSNDDAFTESGYEAFAAALEEEGVEISETITFSKTDTDFRALLTQAQASDPDALVVSALIEAAVPLVTQAREMGIEVPIIGGNGFNNPQLMADAGEAAEGVVVGAAWNSSSDNPENQAFLAAYEEKYGAQPDQFAAQAYTGLKLVDRAVRANCAADHESIQQALGELEDVPTVLGEFSIDENRDAEHPAVVQVVEDGSFTVLQ; from the coding sequence ATGCGCACCAAGCTCCACACCGTCGCCGCGGCCAGCGCCGCGGTCGTCGTCCTCGCCTCCTGCTCCTCCGGCGACGGCGGGAGCGGCGGCACCGCCGCCTCCGGCGAGCTGACCGGTGAGGGCACCGGCGAGTCCTGCACCATCGAGGCCGAGGTGCCCATCGGGGCCGTGCTCAGCCTGACCGGCGCCGCGGCCAGCTACGGCGAGTCGCAGCAGCGCGGCCTGGAGCTCGCGGCCGAGGAGCTGGCCGAGACCGACGGCGTCACCTACGACCTGACCATCGAGGACGACCAGACCGACCCGCGGCAGGCCATCACGCTGTTCGACCAGTTCGTCCAGGAGGACGTCAGCCTCATCATCGGGCCCACGCTGTCGAACGCGGCCGTGCAGGCCGACCCGATCGCCCAGGACGCGGGCGTGCCGGTGCTCGGCATCTCCAACACCGCCGCCGGGGTCACCGACATCGGCGATTACATCTTCCGCAACTCGCTGACCGAGCAGGCGGTCATCCCGCAGACCGTCGCGGCCGCCACCGAGGAGTTCGGGCTCGAGAACGTCGTCGTCATGTACAGCAACGACGACGCGTTCACCGAGTCCGGCTACGAGGCCTTCGCCGCCGCGCTGGAGGAGGAGGGGGTCGAGATCAGCGAGACGATCACCTTCTCGAAGACCGACACCGACTTCCGGGCGCTGCTCACCCAGGCGCAGGCGAGCGACCCCGACGCGCTGGTCGTCTCCGCGCTCATCGAGGCCGCGGTCCCGCTCGTGACCCAGGCCCGTGAGATGGGCATCGAGGTGCCGATCATCGGCGGCAACGGGTTCAACAACCCGCAGCTGATGGCCGACGCCGGCGAGGCCGCCGAGGGCGTCGTCGTCGGCGCCGCCTGGAACTCCTCCTCCGACAACCCGGAGAACCAGGCGTTCCTCGCCGCCTACGAGGAGAAGTACGGCGCCCAGCCCGACCAGTTCGCCGCCCAGGCCTACACCGGTCTGAAGCTGGTCGACCGGGCCGTCCGCGCCAACTGCGCCGCCGACCACGAGAGCATCCAGCAGGCCCTCGGCGAGCTGGAGGACGTCCCGACCGTGCTCGGTGAGTTCTCCATCGACGAGAACCGGGACGCCGAGCACCCGGCCGTCGTGCAGGTCGTCGAGGACGGTTCGTTCACCGTCCTGCAGTGA
- a CDS encoding histidine triad nucleotide-binding protein, with amino-acid sequence MSDCLFCRMVAGEIPADVVHRTDRVLAFRDINPQAPTHVLVIPAEHHRNIGALAAADPGLLGEVVAAAHAVAVAERLVTGDGNEPGYRLVTNTGPQAGQSVDHVHLHVLGGRGLGWPPG; translated from the coding sequence GTGAGCGACTGCCTGTTCTGCCGCATGGTCGCCGGGGAGATCCCCGCCGACGTCGTCCACCGAACCGACCGCGTGCTGGCCTTCCGCGACATCAACCCCCAGGCGCCGACCCACGTGCTGGTCATCCCGGCGGAGCACCACCGCAACATCGGCGCGCTGGCGGCGGCGGACCCGGGGCTGCTCGGCGAGGTCGTGGCCGCGGCCCACGCCGTGGCGGTGGCTGAGCGCCTGGTCACCGGGGACGGCAACGAGCCGGGCTACCGCCTCGTCACCAACACCGGGCCGCAGGCCGGCCAATCGGTGGACCACGTCCACCTGCACGTGCTCGGTGGGCGCGGCCTCGGCTGGCCGCCCGGCTGA
- a CDS encoding putative selenate ABC transporter substrate-binding protein, producing the protein MRLARAARSGGPASGSPPLRRLATALVAALGLVAALAGCGNGSAAAGPAGPLRIGAIPDQDPEVLQRLHGTVADSLSEELGIDVEYVPVTDYAAAVSLFRTGDLDLVWFGGLTGVQARLQTPGSVPIAQRDIDQEFHSVFVVNAATGLAPSDDLRPLAGLRFTYGSETSTSGRLMPAWFLAEQGVDPEGFPGGPGFAGSHDATLALVASGSYEAGVLNEQVYEAREAAGEIDPAVVRYARTPAYSDYHWLLGPDAVERWGEDLPERLTAYFTGLSSDDPRDAAVLDLFGAGAFIPTEAANYRQIEEIGRDLGLVN; encoded by the coding sequence GTGCGCCTCGCTCGCGCCGCCCGGTCGGGTGGCCCAGCATCCGGTTCTCCCCCGCTCCGCCGCCTCGCGACCGCCCTCGTCGCCGCCCTGGGCCTGGTCGCCGCCCTCGCCGGCTGCGGGAACGGCTCCGCGGCCGCCGGCCCGGCCGGCCCGCTGCGGATCGGCGCCATCCCCGACCAGGACCCGGAGGTCCTGCAGCGGCTCCACGGCACGGTCGCCGACTCCCTGTCCGAGGAGCTCGGCATCGACGTCGAGTACGTCCCGGTCACCGACTACGCCGCCGCGGTCTCCCTCTTCCGCACCGGCGACCTCGACCTGGTGTGGTTCGGCGGCCTGACCGGCGTCCAGGCCCGCCTGCAGACCCCCGGCTCGGTGCCGATCGCCCAGCGCGACATCGACCAGGAGTTCCACTCGGTCTTCGTGGTCAACGCGGCCACCGGGCTGGCGCCGTCGGACGACCTGAGGCCGCTGGCCGGCCTGCGCTTCACCTACGGCAGCGAGACGTCGACCTCGGGCCGGCTCATGCCGGCCTGGTTCCTGGCCGAGCAGGGCGTCGACCCCGAGGGCTTCCCGGGCGGCCCCGGCTTCGCCGGCTCGCACGACGCGACCCTGGCGCTGGTCGCCTCGGGCAGCTACGAGGCCGGGGTGCTCAACGAGCAGGTGTACGAGGCCCGGGAGGCCGCCGGCGAGATCGACCCTGCGGTCGTCCGCTACGCGCGGACCCCGGCCTACTCCGACTACCACTGGCTGCTCGGCCCCGACGCGGTCGAGCGGTGGGGCGAGGACCTGCCCGAGCGGCTCACCGCCTACTTCACCGGGCTCTCCTCCGACGACCCGCGGGACGCCGCGGTGCTCGACCTCTTCGGCGCGGGGGCGTTCATCCCCACCGAGGCGGCGAACTACCGGCAGATCGAGGAGATCGGCCGCGACCTCGGGCTGGTGAACTGA
- a CDS encoding ATP-binding cassette domain-containing protein — MDLEVAAGERVAVVGASGAGKSTLLGVLNGVVVPTAGAVRVLGRDPAALRGRALRRLRARTGSVHQQLELAGALRVVHNVNAGRLGSWPAVRAAWSLVRPQGVEEVHAALARVGLAGRMYERTDRLSGGERQRVALARLLVQRPELVLADEPASALDPALADLALGLLGELASVRGGALLVCLHDPALALRHCDRVVGLADGRIVLDAPARALTVPALERFYGVGR; from the coding sequence GTGGACCTCGAGGTGGCCGCGGGCGAGCGGGTCGCCGTCGTCGGCGCCTCCGGTGCCGGGAAGTCGACCCTGCTCGGCGTGCTCAACGGCGTCGTCGTCCCGACGGCGGGTGCGGTGCGGGTGCTCGGCCGGGACCCGGCGGCGCTCCGGGGCCGCGCGCTGCGGCGGCTGCGGGCGCGCACCGGTTCCGTGCACCAGCAGCTGGAGCTGGCCGGGGCCCTGCGGGTGGTGCACAACGTCAACGCCGGGCGGCTCGGCTCGTGGCCGGCGGTGCGGGCGGCGTGGTCGCTGGTCCGCCCGCAGGGCGTCGAGGAGGTGCATGCGGCGCTCGCACGGGTGGGGCTGGCCGGCCGGATGTACGAGCGCACCGACCGGCTGTCCGGGGGCGAGCGGCAGCGGGTGGCGCTGGCCCGCCTGCTGGTGCAGCGGCCGGAGCTGGTGCTCGCCGACGAGCCGGCGTCCGCGCTCGACCCGGCCCTGGCCGACCTCGCCCTCGGCCTGCTCGGCGAGCTGGCGTCCGTCCGCGGCGGTGCGCTGCTGGTCTGCCTGCACGACCCCGCCCTGGCGCTGCGGCACTGCGACCGGGTGGTGGGCCTGGCCGACGGCCGGATCGTGCTCGACGCCCCCGCCCGCGCGCTGACGGTGCCGGCGCTGGAGCGGTTCTACGGGGTCGGCCGGTGA
- a CDS encoding ABC transporter ATP-binding protein, which translates to MSEPILRVEDLRVSYGRVEAVRGVSFAVEPGALVTLVGANGAGKSSVINAVAGLVRPSGGRITFAGKDITRTPSHKLVGQGLVQVPEGRQILATLTIEENLRMGTWHTGSGAQGAIDGMYDRFPVLAERRALPAGALSGGEQQMLAIARALVARPTVMLMDEPSMGLAPKIVDEVFRVIEEIRASGTTVVLVEQNARRALRAADHGYVLQSGEIVHSGRAAELLADERIVQAYLGVEGGGGDRAGSAGAL; encoded by the coding sequence ATGAGCGAGCCCATCCTCCGCGTGGAGGACCTGCGCGTCAGCTACGGGCGCGTCGAGGCCGTCCGCGGCGTGAGCTTCGCCGTCGAGCCGGGCGCGCTCGTGACGCTGGTGGGCGCCAACGGCGCCGGCAAGTCCTCGGTCATCAACGCCGTCGCCGGCCTGGTGCGCCCCTCCGGTGGCCGGATCACCTTCGCCGGGAAGGACATCACCCGGACGCCGTCGCACAAGCTGGTCGGGCAGGGGCTGGTGCAGGTGCCGGAGGGCCGGCAGATCCTCGCCACGCTCACCATCGAGGAGAACCTCCGGATGGGGACGTGGCACACCGGCAGCGGCGCCCAGGGCGCGATCGACGGGATGTACGACCGCTTCCCGGTGCTGGCCGAGCGGCGGGCGCTCCCGGCCGGGGCGCTGTCGGGTGGGGAGCAGCAGATGCTCGCCATCGCCCGGGCGCTCGTGGCCCGGCCCACGGTGATGCTCATGGACGAGCCGTCGATGGGCTTGGCGCCCAAGATCGTCGACGAGGTGTTCCGCGTCATCGAGGAGATCCGGGCCTCGGGGACGACGGTGGTGCTCGTGGAGCAGAACGCCCGGCGGGCCCTGCGCGCGGCCGACCACGGGTACGTGCTGCAGAGCGGGGAGATCGTGCACTCCGGCCGGGCCGCCGAGCTGCTCGCCGACGAGCGGATCGTGCAGGCCTACCTGGGCGTCGAGGGCGGGGGCGGCGACCGCGCCGGGAGCGCCGGGGCGCTCTAG
- a CDS encoding branched-chain amino acid ABC transporter ATP-binding protein/permease, which translates to MLDQYATTLTFIALGAIFAYSFYAVLIAGQLSLGQAGFASLAAFSGAYLAPDRADVGEIPALLVAVAIGMAVGALAAVLLGLPTMHLRGVFLAIATLGFAEAVRVVLLNQAWTGGAQGLGVPRILTVGMAWFALALVAYWFWRMGRSRYGRALEAIREDELAARSMGIDVGRHRLAAFITAGAVAGLYGVLFAYYVRLIAPNDFDFVAAVEGLVTAVVGGSTMFLGPILGSGFQTMVPEIQRAVGVEAGWIRPFLASLLLLVVILFLPGGLASLIPRRTRMPSGTDDDAAAGLADRRHPTAGDPVITLSRLGKEYGGVHAVRGVDLEIRAGEVVGLIGPNGAGKTTLVNMISGLVPPSSGSATVLGTTIGRTPVHKIAAAGVSRTFQHSKLFNRLSALENVLVGAHLVSRPTFLRRLLWLPSARRDERAALEQAARCLDRVGLADLAGNRAESLSYGDQRRLEIARALASDPSLLILDEPAAGMNHVEAAKLSELITSLARDGLTILFIEHNVGMVLETCSRVVVLNFGEVIASGTPAEIAADPAVIEAYLGSDDDADGSLAAGTAVDPTAGSPDGTPPDAVLNAQPSAAGTLETPDTTPRNPT; encoded by the coding sequence ATGCTGGACCAGTACGCGACGACGCTCACCTTCATCGCCCTCGGGGCGATCTTCGCCTACTCGTTCTACGCGGTGCTGATCGCCGGCCAGCTGAGCCTGGGCCAGGCCGGCTTCGCCTCCCTGGCGGCGTTCTCCGGGGCCTACCTGGCACCCGACCGGGCCGACGTCGGGGAGATCCCGGCGCTGCTGGTCGCGGTGGCGATCGGCATGGCGGTCGGGGCGCTCGCCGCCGTGCTGCTGGGCCTGCCGACGATGCACCTGCGCGGGGTCTTCCTGGCCATCGCCACCCTCGGTTTCGCCGAAGCGGTGCGGGTCGTCCTGCTCAACCAGGCGTGGACCGGCGGCGCCCAGGGGCTCGGCGTGCCCCGCATCCTGACCGTCGGCATGGCCTGGTTCGCCCTGGCACTGGTGGCGTACTGGTTCTGGCGGATGGGCCGCTCCCGGTACGGACGGGCGCTGGAGGCCATCCGGGAGGACGAGCTCGCGGCCCGCTCCATGGGCATCGACGTGGGCCGGCACCGGCTCGCCGCCTTCATCACCGCCGGCGCGGTGGCCGGCCTCTACGGCGTGCTGTTCGCCTACTACGTGCGGCTGATCGCGCCGAACGACTTCGACTTCGTGGCGGCGGTGGAAGGGCTCGTCACCGCGGTCGTCGGCGGCTCGACGATGTTCCTCGGACCCATCCTGGGCAGCGGGTTCCAGACGATGGTCCCCGAGATCCAGCGGGCGGTCGGGGTCGAGGCGGGCTGGATCCGGCCGTTCCTCGCCAGCCTGCTGCTGCTCGTCGTCATCCTCTTCCTGCCCGGCGGTCTGGCCAGCCTCATCCCGCGCCGCACCCGCATGCCCTCGGGCACCGACGACGACGCGGCCGCCGGCCTCGCCGACCGTCGCCACCCGACGGCCGGTGACCCGGTGATCACCCTCTCCAGGCTCGGCAAGGAGTACGGCGGGGTGCACGCCGTCCGCGGGGTGGACCTGGAGATCCGGGCCGGCGAGGTCGTCGGCCTGATCGGCCCCAACGGCGCGGGCAAGACCACCCTGGTCAACATGATCAGCGGCCTGGTGCCGCCCAGCTCGGGCAGCGCCACCGTCCTCGGGACGACGATCGGGCGGACGCCCGTGCACAAGATCGCGGCCGCGGGCGTCAGCCGCACCTTCCAGCACTCCAAGCTGTTCAACCGGCTGTCGGCGCTGGAGAACGTGCTGGTCGGCGCCCACCTGGTCAGCCGCCCGACGTTCCTGCGCCGCCTGCTCTGGCTGCCCTCGGCCCGGCGCGACGAGCGGGCCGCCCTCGAGCAGGCCGCCCGGTGCCTGGACCGGGTGGGGCTGGCCGACCTGGCCGGCAACCGCGCCGAGTCCCTGTCCTACGGCGACCAGCGGCGGCTGGAGATCGCCCGGGCACTGGCGTCGGACCCGTCGCTGCTGATCCTGGACGAGCCGGCCGCCGGCATGAACCACGTCGAGGCCGCGAAGCTGTCGGAGCTCATCACCTCGCTGGCCCGGGACGGGCTGACGATCCTCTTCATCGAGCACAACGTCGGCATGGTCCTGGAGACCTGCAGCCGCGTGGTCGTGCTCAACTTCGGCGAGGTCATCGCCAGCGGCACGCCGGCGGAGATCGCCGCCGACCCCGCCGTCATCGAGGCCTACCTCGGGTCCGACGACGACGCCGACGGCTCCCTCGCCGCGGGCACCGCCGTCGACCCGACCGCGGGCAGCCCCGACGGCACGCCGCCGGACGCCGTCCTCAACGCGCAGCCCTCCGCGGCGGGGACCCTGGAGACGCCGGACACGACCCCGAGGAACCCGACATGA
- a CDS encoding ABC transporter permease subunit codes for MTAVLDRSAPPAPRLHRDRRRWGWGLAGVVLLGWSLVGSGLFSGPVVTPAGGAQLDRFLAAALRPEFGTEFLGVVAASTLVTVAYAVLGAGLSVLLGALGAPLVSRTTWGRRRTGWLTARGALALPRGLHEAVWGLLLVNVLGLDPWVGVLAIGIPFGAITAKVFADLLDEVPRGSYRALLAAGAGPATATLYGLLPAAAGGLLSYSFYRLECAVRSAVVLGLIGAGGLGYQLALSFTSLRWEQVWTTVYALAALCLLADVAGRAVRRRVAAPRPGGAALHRDRLLTGAVVAVLAATVWAVWYLSLSPAALFSARTRQELGHVLVSAWPPATDGDLLAEVWAAALVTVQMSVIGVVVATAGAVLLAGLAARPPAAGPVRRAVGAVTRLGLLLLRAVPPPVWALVLLFVFLPGVLPGALALGVYTLGVLGRLVAEAVEEADRRPAEALRSAGAFPAGRWLYGTAPVLAGPVLALALYRWEVAIRDTVLVGLLGAGGIGALLSAATASFDWPAVATVLIAIIVLTFAVDVVSDRARAALR; via the coding sequence GTGACCGCCGTCCTCGACCGGTCGGCGCCACCGGCTCCCCGGTTGCACCGCGACCGGCGGCGCTGGGGGTGGGGCCTGGCGGGGGTGGTGCTGCTCGGGTGGTCGCTGGTCGGCAGCGGCCTGTTCTCCGGGCCGGTGGTCACCCCGGCCGGCGGGGCGCAGCTCGACCGCTTCCTCGCCGCCGCGCTGCGGCCCGAGTTCGGCACGGAGTTCCTCGGGGTCGTCGCGGCGTCCACGCTGGTCACCGTCGCCTACGCCGTGCTCGGCGCCGGGCTGTCGGTCCTGCTGGGCGCGCTGGGCGCGCCGCTGGTCAGCCGCACCACCTGGGGACGACGGCGCACCGGCTGGCTCACCGCCCGCGGCGCGCTGGCGCTGCCCCGGGGGCTGCACGAGGCGGTGTGGGGCCTGCTGCTGGTCAACGTGCTCGGCCTGGACCCCTGGGTGGGCGTGCTCGCGATCGGGATCCCCTTCGGGGCGATCACCGCCAAGGTCTTCGCCGACCTGCTCGACGAGGTCCCGCGCGGCAGCTACCGGGCGCTGCTGGCCGCGGGGGCCGGGCCCGCCACGGCGACGTTGTACGGCCTGCTCCCCGCGGCAGCGGGCGGGCTGCTGTCCTACTCGTTCTACCGGCTGGAGTGCGCGGTGCGCTCGGCCGTCGTCCTCGGGCTGATCGGGGCCGGTGGCCTGGGCTACCAGCTGGCGCTGTCCTTCACCTCGCTGCGCTGGGAGCAGGTGTGGACGACGGTGTACGCGCTGGCCGCGCTGTGCCTGCTGGCCGACGTCGCCGGTCGCGCCGTGCGCCGCCGCGTCGCCGCGCCGCGACCGGGCGGGGCCGCGCTGCACCGCGACCGGCTGCTCACCGGCGCGGTGGTCGCGGTGCTCGCCGCCACGGTCTGGGCGGTCTGGTACCTGTCCCTCTCCCCCGCCGCGCTGTTCTCCGCCCGCACCCGGCAGGAGCTCGGCCACGTCCTCGTCTCCGCGTGGCCGCCCGCGACCGACGGCGACCTGCTCGCCGAGGTCTGGGCGGCCGCCCTCGTCACCGTGCAGATGTCGGTCATCGGCGTCGTCGTCGCCACCGCCGGGGCGGTCCTGCTGGCGGGGCTCGCGGCGCGTCCCCCGGCCGCCGGCCCCGTGCGCCGCGCCGTCGGGGCGGTCACCCGGCTCGGGCTGCTCCTGCTGCGCGCCGTCCCGCCCCCGGTGTGGGCACTGGTCCTGCTGTTCGTGTTCCTCCCCGGAGTCCTGCCGGGGGCGCTCGCGCTGGGGGTCTACACCCTCGGCGTCCTCGGCCGGCTGGTCGCCGAGGCCGTGGAGGAGGCCGACCGGCGTCCCGCCGAGGCGCTGCGCTCGGCCGGCGCGTTCCCGGCCGGCCGCTGGCTGTACGGCACCGCCCCGGTGCTCGCCGGCCCGGTCCTGGCGCTGGCGCTCTACCGCTGGGAGGTGGCGATCCGGGACACCGTGCTCGTCGGCCTGCTGGGCGCCGGCGGCATCGGCGCCCTGCTGTCGGCCGCGACGGCGTCGTTCGACTGGCCGGCGGTCGCGACCGTGCTGATCGCGATCATCGTGCTCACGTTCGCGGTGGACGTGGTGAGCGACCGCGCCCGCGCGGCCCTGCGCTGA